In the genome of Deltaproteobacteria bacterium, the window CTGGTGCTTTACTCCTTGTGTTTCGGCTTTGTCAGCGCCCTTGTCGGGCTTATGCTCGCTCCCGCTCCCGCCTCCTTCGCCACGGGATTGTTGGGAGTCGTCCTGGGCCTTCTTCTGCTTTTCCCCTTAAGTTCCGCCAGCAAGGCCCGCGACAGGGACATAAGGGAGCTTATCGCTTCGGGCTCGCGCTCCGAGCGCCTCACCGGGCTAAGGCAGGCCTCCGAAAAGGGAATACCGGTGTGCAATCTTGCCGGTTTCGACAAAATACTCAAAAGCAGCGCCATTGTGGAACGCCGATGGGCCGCCGAGGCCCTGGCTTCTGGAGGATGCCCGGAAACCGGGCAGATGCTGGCAGGGCTCCTCAACGATCCGCATCCCTACGTAAGGTGCCATGCCGTGCTTTCCCTTTCCAGGATAGGGGCGTCCTACGCCACCGACACACTTTTGGACATTTTGCGCACATCCAATCACTGGTATCTTGAAACCTACAGCTACAGCGCGGCAAGGAGCCTTGGATGGCATCAACAGGCGCAATAAATGGCCCCAACGGCAAAGCCCTCCTTTTGGCCGTCGGCCTTGTGGCGCTCTTGCAGGCCGCCTTTGAAATGTGGCCGTGGCGACTGTCACCGCTGGACCGGTTGTGGCTTCTGGCCGCCTTGCGGCTGACGCAGGTTTTGGGGATAATATGGGCGGCCCGTTTTTTCGGCTGCGGATGGGACACCCTTGGCCTTTCCCGAAAAGACCTGATTCCCGGCCTTTACGGGGGAGTGAAGTGGTGCTTCGGCTTCGGGGCCTTTGTCGCCCTGTGCATGTTGATCGTACACAGGGCGGGCGTCGACCCCTTTTTCATGTTCCGCCAGGCGCTGAATGTCGATGGACGGGTTCATCTGGCAAGCTACATATTTATCGGTTCCATTGTGGCGGGTTTATCCGAGGAAATCTTCTTCCGGGGCATGATCTACGGGTATCTGCGCCGTTTCGGGCTCTTTTTCGCCCTGATTTTATCCACGGCGCTTTTCATAGCACCCCATTATATGGCCTCAGGCGGGGCCGCGCCCTTTTTCCAGGGCGCTGGGGGGGTATTGTTCGCTCTTGCCTACGAGCGGGAAAAAAGCCTTGTCGCGCCGGTTTTATTGCACGCGGGAGGCAATTTCGCGCTTTTCGCCCTTACCGCTTATTTTTCCGGGCAGCTTGTCTGACCGGCTGGAGCGCCAATATGATACGCAAGGCTACAATTCATGACGTAAGGCCGATTCACGCGCTTTTGCAGGATTTCGCCAAGGACGGCGAGCTCCTGGGACGCCCTCTTTCGGAGATTTACGATCACCTGCGGGACTTTTCCGTTCACATCGACCAGAAAACCGGAGAGCTTGACGGATGCCTGGCCCTTTCGGTGTGCTGGGAGGAGTTGGCGGAAGTCCGTTCCCTGGCCGTTAAGCGGGAACTGTGGAACCGGGGCATAGGATCGAGGCTTCTTTCCTTCTCCCTAAAAGAAGCAGGAGAGCTTGGAATAAAGCGGCTCTTCGCCCTTACCTACAGGCCGTACTTTTTCGAGAAGCACGGTTTCAGGCAGACCGAAAAGAACAACCTGCCCTTGAAAATCTGGAGCGATTGCGTAAAATGCGTCAAGTTTCCCGACTGCGACGAATTGGCCGTGGAACGCCTTTTGTAGTCACCATTCAATTTTGCTCCTCAAATATTGCCGATTCGGCGGGGAAGCACAGATGAAACCTGAAAAGTTGATTCGCCTTTCCGTTTGCGTGGCGCTTTCATGCTTCCTGGCCGGAAACGCCGGTCCTGCCTTTTCCGGCGACGCCAGTGGGACAGATTCCGTTTTGCTGGCGGCCACTACAACCCAGCCCGTGAAAAAGACAGGCACCGCTGCGTCCAAAAAGACCGCAAAAGCCAAGAAGCCGGCAACCGCCGTCAAAAAGGCCACGGTTGCGCCCAAGGCCACCCCGGCCACAAGCCCCAAGGCGTCACTTACGGCCAAGTCCCCTTCGGCGGCCACTCCCACCACCCAGGTTGCCCCTGCCTCCAAAAGCCCCGCCGTGGCGGATCTCAGCCGTGGCGTTAAGGACGCACTCCTTCAGGCGGCAAAAGGGGCCGTGGCAAGCCTTGGAAAGGAAAACGGCTATTTCGCTAACCAGCTTGTTCGCATTCCCATGCCGGCTCAGTTGAAACCGGTTGATGACATGCTGCGCAACCTTGGGCAGGCGGCCCTTGCCGACCGGTTCATAGAAAGCATGAACCGTGCAGCGGAAAAGGCCGTGCCCAAGACCATCGACATCTTCGGCAAGGCGGTTGCCGCCATGACCCTGGAACAGGCCGCAAGCCTGGTCAAGGGGCCTGAAGACGCGGCCACCCGATACTTCGAGAGCACCACAAGGGAAAACCTTAAAGCTGAAATAATGCCCCTGGTGGGCGAAGCCATGAACCAGGCGCAGGTGACAGCCTTTTATTCTGCCATGATGTCGAAGGCTTCGGGGTACATGCCCTTTTTGGGACTTATGACGCCGGACCTGAACCAGTACGTAACGGACAAGGCCCTGGACGGGCTTTTCCTCGTCATGGCCCAGGAGGAAAAGAAAATCCGCCAGGACCCGATGGCCCGGACCACCGACATTCTTAAAAAGGTCTTCGGGGGGATTTTCAAGTAGTGGAGGCAGGAGTCATTTCACTTTTGACAAAAAAAGCCTGTCCGGGATTCGTGAAACCTGGACAGGCTTTTTCAGCTTATTCAAATAGCGGGCCTTCCGCTTCTACTGCTGATCCAGAAGCGAAATCTCGTTCTTGAGCATCCTGATGTGGCTCTCCTCTTCCCTTATGATGTCGTCTATCCTGCACTTTCCCTCGTCCGTTTCCACAAGCTCCTTCATGGCCCTGTAAAAGGCGATGGAGTCTTTTTCCCGGCCCATTGCGAATTCAAGAATTTTTCTCAAAAGATCATGGGAGCAGGAATTCGATTCCACCGGAAGGGGGTCTTCCGGATCGGAAAAAACCCGCGAGTTGGCGAGGCCCGCAAGATAATGGGCAGTTTCGCCTTCCGGGTCAAAGGTGTCGGAAAAGCGCTGGGTTTCGGCAAGTTCCCGCCTCATACGGGCAAAAAGGCCCTGGTGCCCGTCTTCCATGCCGGCGATGTCCAGCAAAAGGTGCCTTGCGTCGGAACATGCGGCGTTTGCCGCCGCCCTGCGGTAAAACTCCGCCCCGTTTTTCTCGATTTTTTCGGCAAGGGCGAAAATTTCGTCTGCGCTGAAGGCAAAGCCCATTTTTCCGTCTCCTTTATAAAAATGCCAAGGGAACCGTAAAAAGGCGAAAACGCCTACTCGTAAATTTTTTCGTCGGGAACTTCGCTTCCCGCTGCGTCGTTTTCATGATCCCTGGCAAGGCTCGCAGCCCGTTTCGTGAAAAATTCCTTGTACCACTCGTGGGCCGTGATGTTGCTCATTATCTCGTTAGTGCCGGTCCAGATGGATGCGAGGCGAAGATCGCGCACGATGCGCTCCACCGGGTAAATGGTGGTGTAGCCGATGCCGCCCATAACCTGCATGGAATTTTCCGCCACCTTCTGGCAGCTCTCCGTCACGAACTTCTTCGATTCGGACACGAGCCGCCGGATCAGGCGGGCGTCGCTGCCTCGGTCAACAGCAAGGGCCGTGGTGTAGATCATGGACCGGCAGGCGTCCAACAGCATCACGCTTTCCGCGACCTTGAAGCTCACCCCCTGGAAGGTGGCCACGGGCTGGCCGAAAGCCTTTCTGCGGGTGGTGTAGGCCGTGGCCACATCAAGCGCCGGGCGCGCCGCGCCTATGGTCATGGCTGCGGTGCCCAGGCGTTCGGGGATCATCATGGTGTTGAAGACCGCGTAAGCGCCGTTGACCTGGCCCACGACGTTTTCCTTGGGGACCTTGACGTCCTTGAAAACAAGCCGCCCTGCCCCGCCGCCCCGGCAGCCCATGAGATCGTATAAATAGCCCGTGTCAACGCCAACGCTCCGGTCAACTATAAGGCAGGTGAGGCTCTTGTGGGGCTGGGCGCCCGGGTCGGTCTTGGCGTAAACAAGGAAATAGTCCGCGCCTGCCGCACCCACTATGAAACGCTTCTGGCCGTTCACCACAAAATGGTCGCCCCTGTCCACGGCAGTTGTGGTGGTGCCGAAAAAGTCCGATCCGCCCCTGGGCTCGGTTAAGCACTCAGCCGCGAAAAGCTCGCCCCTAAGAAGCGGGGCCACGTATTTTTCCTTTAAAAAATCGGAGCCGTGCAGCATGATGGCGTCGCACACCAGCTCGGCCCCCACGCCGAACACGCAGGCGAAGATGTAGCCCAGGGTGCCCACCTCCTCCATCAAAGTGGCGGAAGTCACCCAGTCCATGTCCCTGCCGCCCCATTTTTTGGGGTAGCGCACGCCCAGAAGGTTCCTTCTTGCGGCCTCCTGCAAAAACTCCCTAGGAAAGTCGATCTTGTTGGCGTCCATGTCCAGTATCATCTGGCGGGGGACCCATTTTACGAGGTCCCTGGCCTCGTTGCGTATCTTTATCTGCTCCGTTGTTAAAAGATGATCCATCATGGCCTTTTTCCTTTCAGTGACATAATCGAAAAACCGGGATATAATTTTCTGTCATACCATTTTTCAGTTTCTGACTGTGAAAGGCTGGTGTCAAGATATTTCCATAGGAATATTTCCATAGGAATTTTCAAACGACAGCTGCAAAAAATTTCTTGACAAATTTAGGAATAATAACTATTTCTGAATCGCTTTTGAAAACAGCTCTGCCTAGATCATTCCAAAAGGAAAATTTCGGGGCAAATACCTGGAAAACCGATCAACCACAAACTTTTGAAAGGAGATTTTTCCATGAGCAAGACCAGTGAAAATCTGAAGGAAGCCTTTGCAGGTGAATCCCAGGCCAACCGCAAGTATCTGGCCTTCGCAGCCAAGGCCGAGAAAGAGGGCTACCAAAGGGTCGCACGGCTTTTCAGGGCCGCAGCAGCAGCCGAGACCGTCCACGCCCACGCCCATCTCGCGGCCCTTGGCGGCATAGGGTCCACCGCCGACAACCTTAAGGAGGCGGTTGAGGGCGAAACCCACGAGTTCAAGAACATGTATCCGGGAATGATTGCAGAGGCTCAGCAGGACGGCGACAAGGTCGCCCTTCGCTCCTTCAGTTTCGCCAACGAGGTGGAGAAAATCCACGCCGGGCTTTACGAAAAAGCCCTTGAAATGCTTGCCGACGAGTCCTTCACCAAGGCAGACACTGAGTACTACGTTTGCGGAATCTGCGGCTACACCTGCGAGAACGAGCCGCCCGACAACTGCCCGGTATGCAAGGCCAAGGCTGCGAATTTCTCCAAAGTTGATTGACAGCCTGCTTAAAAACGCGAATCGCTGTGTCGCGTCATTTTTCAAAGAGCTTACAGGGAGGAAACTATGGCCTCACCCGACGAGATGTACCAGTGCCAGACCGTAAACTGCGGATACATCTACAACCCGGACAAGGGCGACAGGAAGGGCAAGGTCCCCGCCGGAACGAAATTCGAGGAACTGCCCGAAACCTGGA includes:
- a CDS encoding rubredoxin, translating into MASPDEMYQCQTVNCGYIYNPDKGDRKGKVPAGTKFEELPETWKCPVCGATRKCFRPLAGPGSTAEVKCEV
- a CDS encoding DUF4197 domain-containing protein, encoding MKPEKLIRLSVCVALSCFLAGNAGPAFSGDASGTDSVLLAATTTQPVKKTGTAASKKTAKAKKPATAVKKATVAPKATPATSPKASLTAKSPSAATPTTQVAPASKSPAVADLSRGVKDALLQAAKGAVASLGKENGYFANQLVRIPMPAQLKPVDDMLRNLGQAALADRFIESMNRAAEKAVPKTIDIFGKAVAAMTLEQAASLVKGPEDAATRYFESTTRENLKAEIMPLVGEAMNQAQVTAFYSAMMSKASGYMPFLGLMTPDLNQYVTDKALDGLFLVMAQEEKKIRQDPMARTTDILKKVFGGIFK
- a CDS encoding CPBP family intramembrane metalloprotease; protein product: MASTGAINGPNGKALLLAVGLVALLQAAFEMWPWRLSPLDRLWLLAALRLTQVLGIIWAARFFGCGWDTLGLSRKDLIPGLYGGVKWCFGFGAFVALCMLIVHRAGVDPFFMFRQALNVDGRVHLASYIFIGSIVAGLSEEIFFRGMIYGYLRRFGLFFALILSTALFIAPHYMASGGAAPFFQGAGGVLFALAYEREKSLVAPVLLHAGGNFALFALTAYFSGQLV
- a CDS encoding N-acetyltransferase is translated as MIRKATIHDVRPIHALLQDFAKDGELLGRPLSEIYDHLRDFSVHIDQKTGELDGCLALSVCWEELAEVRSLAVKRELWNRGIGSRLLSFSLKEAGELGIKRLFALTYRPYFFEKHGFRQTEKNNLPLKIWSDCVKCVKFPDCDELAVERLL
- a CDS encoding rubrerythrin family protein, which codes for MSKTSENLKEAFAGESQANRKYLAFAAKAEKEGYQRVARLFRAAAAAETVHAHAHLAALGGIGSTADNLKEAVEGETHEFKNMYPGMIAEAQQDGDKVALRSFSFANEVEKIHAGLYEKALEMLADESFTKADTEYYVCGICGYTCENEPPDNCPVCKAKAANFSKVD
- a CDS encoding ferritin family protein, with translation MGFAFSADEIFALAEKIEKNGAEFYRRAAANAACSDARHLLLDIAGMEDGHQGLFARMRRELAETQRFSDTFDPEGETAHYLAGLANSRVFSDPEDPLPVESNSCSHDLLRKILEFAMGREKDSIAFYRAMKELVETDEGKCRIDDIIREEESHIRMLKNEISLLDQQ
- a CDS encoding acyl-CoA/acyl-ACP dehydrogenase, with amino-acid sequence MMDHLLTTEQIKIRNEARDLVKWVPRQMILDMDANKIDFPREFLQEAARRNLLGVRYPKKWGGRDMDWVTSATLMEEVGTLGYIFACVFGVGAELVCDAIMLHGSDFLKEKYVAPLLRGELFAAECLTEPRGGSDFFGTTTTAVDRGDHFVVNGQKRFIVGAAGADYFLVYAKTDPGAQPHKSLTCLIVDRSVGVDTGYLYDLMGCRGGGAGRLVFKDVKVPKENVVGQVNGAYAVFNTMMIPERLGTAAMTIGAARPALDVATAYTTRRKAFGQPVATFQGVSFKVAESVMLLDACRSMIYTTALAVDRGSDARLIRRLVSESKKFVTESCQKVAENSMQVMGGIGYTTIYPVERIVRDLRLASIWTGTNEIMSNITAHEWYKEFFTKRAASLARDHENDAAGSEVPDEKIYE